One part of the Prosthecobacter vanneervenii genome encodes these proteins:
- a CDS encoding DUF1553 domain-containing protein → MRFLALIVISAAVPASAVDFVREVRPIFEKHCYECHGSKKQKNDYRLDIRSVALTGGEEHAPNIIPGKSAESPLFQFVSGMDEKTTMPPKEKLSSAEIDLLKRWIDEGAVWPEGVDVAQVENRLDWWSFKPLTTNHSPACIDDFIRAKLDEHGFKQAPEADARTLIRRLYFDLTGLPPSPEEVTRYETLPYEKLVDDLLASPRYGERWARHWLDLVHYGETHGYDKDKPRLNAWPYRDYVIRALNSDKPYTRFIEEQIAGDALYPGTTDGITALGFISAGPWDLIGHAEVPETKLDGKIARHLDRDDMVQNTLGTFCSLTVGCAQCHNHKFDPITQEDYYSLQAVFAAIDRTEVNYYPDDDSMRRYMALDGRRQKIVADIKALEEPLKQKAGEAYTALSKRIDGAADKASSANPNAKPDFGYHSAIVKEQNTVKWVQVDLGSSMEIQRIVLKPCYDDFGGIGAGFGFPVRFKIEASDDPEFKTGVTLIWRRHDATFMNDFKNPGLTPFETGTAEDDGAKGRYVRVTAVKLAERKDDYIFALSEMEVYAAKNGPNLAAGKQVTALDSIEAAPRWRKVNLTDGIAPQARTLEDKQRLIRERDVLMLAQADAATRQQLQELRKERSTVDAEIAKLPKPGKVYAGAIHTGTGAFKGTGGESGKPRVIQVLKRGDIKQPAKEVGPQSIAALSGAFHDAYQMAGEGESARRAALARWISSKNNALTWRSIVNRVWQHHFGRGLVDTANDFGRMGGRPSHPELLDWLAVTFRDDLGGSLKKLHKLIVMSATYRQSSDKSESADANNVFLSHQNRRKLDAESIRDSILSVSGKLDLTMGGPSFQDFIIEKPQHSPHYEYQLHDPEDPKSWRRSIYRFIVRSQQQPFMTTLDCADPSMRVEKRNESLSPLQALAMMNNGLVVVMARHLAERVAKERNEMAAQVERAFVLALSRSPAADELAQLLEYSRREGLENTCRVILNLNEFSFVD, encoded by the coding sequence ATGCGTTTCCTTGCCCTCATCGTCATCTCAGCGGCCGTTCCTGCCAGCGCGGTCGATTTTGTGCGCGAGGTGCGGCCCATCTTCGAAAAGCACTGCTATGAATGTCATGGCAGCAAAAAGCAAAAGAACGACTACCGGCTCGACATCAGGTCTGTGGCCCTAACCGGCGGCGAGGAGCACGCCCCCAACATCATTCCCGGCAAAAGCGCTGAGAGCCCGCTTTTTCAATTCGTCAGCGGCATGGATGAAAAGACCACCATGCCGCCGAAGGAGAAACTGAGCAGCGCAGAGATCGATCTGCTCAAGCGCTGGATCGACGAAGGTGCGGTGTGGCCCGAGGGTGTGGATGTGGCCCAGGTGGAGAACCGCCTGGACTGGTGGAGCTTCAAGCCGTTGACAACAAATCACTCTCCTGCATGCATCGACGATTTCATTCGTGCCAAGCTCGACGAACACGGTTTTAAACAAGCTCCAGAAGCGGATGCTCGCACGCTCATCCGCCGCCTTTACTTTGATCTCACCGGGCTGCCTCCTTCACCCGAGGAGGTGACGCGGTATGAAACACTGCCCTATGAAAAGCTGGTGGATGATCTGCTGGCATCACCACGCTATGGCGAGCGCTGGGCGCGTCATTGGCTCGATCTCGTGCACTACGGTGAAACTCATGGCTACGACAAGGATAAGCCGCGTCTGAATGCCTGGCCCTACCGCGATTACGTCATTCGTGCGCTGAACAGCGACAAGCCCTACACCCGGTTCATCGAGGAGCAGATCGCCGGAGATGCGCTCTACCCCGGCACCACGGACGGCATCACCGCGCTCGGCTTCATCTCCGCCGGACCATGGGATCTCATCGGTCATGCGGAAGTGCCGGAAACGAAACTGGATGGCAAAATCGCGCGCCATCTGGACCGGGATGACATGGTGCAGAATACTCTGGGCACCTTCTGCTCGCTCACCGTCGGTTGCGCGCAGTGTCATAATCACAAGTTCGACCCCATCACGCAGGAGGACTATTACTCCCTCCAGGCCGTCTTCGCCGCCATCGACCGCACGGAGGTGAATTATTATCCCGATGATGACTCCATGCGTCGTTACATGGCTCTGGATGGCAGGCGGCAGAAGATCGTGGCAGACATCAAGGCGCTGGAAGAGCCGCTCAAACAGAAAGCGGGTGAAGCCTACACCGCACTCTCCAAGCGCATCGACGGCGCGGCTGACAAAGCCTCCAGTGCCAATCCGAATGCCAAGCCGGATTTTGGATATCACAGCGCCATCGTGAAGGAGCAAAACACCGTCAAGTGGGTGCAGGTGGACCTCGGCAGCAGCATGGAAATTCAGCGCATCGTGCTGAAGCCCTGCTACGACGACTTCGGCGGCATCGGTGCCGGGTTCGGATTCCCCGTGCGTTTCAAGATTGAGGCCAGCGACGACCCTGAATTCAAAACCGGCGTCACGCTCATCTGGCGCAGGCACGACGCCACCTTCATGAACGATTTTAAAAACCCCGGCCTCACGCCCTTTGAAACCGGCACGGCGGAAGATGATGGCGCCAAAGGCAGGTATGTGCGCGTCACAGCCGTGAAGCTGGCCGAGCGCAAGGACGACTACATCTTCGCACTTTCGGAAATGGAGGTCTATGCCGCGAAAAACGGCCCCAATCTCGCCGCAGGAAAGCAGGTCACGGCATTGGACAGCATCGAGGCCGCGCCGCGCTGGCGTAAGGTCAACCTTACCGATGGCATCGCCCCGCAGGCCCGCACGCTGGAGGACAAACAACGCCTCATCCGCGAGCGCGATGTCCTGATGCTCGCGCAGGCAGATGCAGCCACACGCCAGCAGTTGCAGGAACTGCGCAAAGAACGCAGCACTGTAGATGCTGAGATCGCCAAACTTCCCAAGCCAGGCAAGGTCTATGCAGGTGCCATCCACACCGGCACCGGCGCATTCAAAGGCACAGGTGGCGAAAGTGGAAAGCCCCGCGTCATCCAGGTGCTCAAGCGTGGAGACATCAAGCAGCCTGCCAAGGAGGTCGGGCCGCAGAGCATCGCCGCGCTCAGCGGAGCTTTTCATGATGCGTATCAGATGGCAGGAGAAGGCGAATCCGCGCGCCGTGCGGCACTGGCGCGCTGGATCAGCAGCAAGAACAACGCGCTGACATGGCGCAGCATCGTGAACCGCGTGTGGCAGCATCACTTCGGTCGTGGTCTCGTTGATACCGCCAATGACTTTGGCCGCATGGGCGGCAGGCCCAGCCATCCGGAGCTGCTCGACTGGCTCGCGGTCACTTTCCGCGACGATCTCGGCGGCAGCTTGAAGAAGCTGCACAAGCTCATCGTCATGAGCGCCACTTACCGGCAGTCTTCGGACAAATCAGAGTCTGCGGATGCAAACAACGTCTTCTTGTCGCACCAAAACCGCCGCAAGTTGGATGCAGAGTCGATTCGTGATTCGATCCTCTCTGTCAGCGGTAAACTGGATCTCACGATGGGCGGACCAAGCTTTCAGGACTTCATCATCGAAAAGCCGCAGCACAGCCCGCATTACGAGTATCAGCTTCACGATCCCGAAGACCCGAAGTCCTGGCGGCGCAGCATCTACCGCTTCATCGTGCGCAGCCAGCAGCAGCCCTTCATGACCACGCTGGATTGTGCCGATCCCTCCATGCGGGTGGAAAAACGCAATGAATCCCTCAGCCCGCTGCAGGCGCTGGCGATGATGAACAACGGGCTCGTCGTCGTCATGGCCAGGCATCTGGCTGAACGAGTGGCCAAGGAAAGGAATGAGATGGCGGCGCAGGTGGAGCGCGCATTTGTGCTGGCCCTCTCCCGCAGCCCCGCTGCGGATGAGCTCGCGCAGCTGCTCGAATACTCCCGGCGCGAGGGCCTGGAAAACACCTGCCGCGTCATTTTGAACCTGAACGAATTTAGCTTTGTGGATTGA
- a CDS encoding alpha/beta hydrolase yields the protein MRLHLLALIVASFACCLHAQQLDAEIRHVTIWSDGTRMAGDLYVPRDLKEGEKRATVLFCAGTGGVKKGNGALYAKRFVKEGFVVLAFDYRGWGESDCKLTLPEPMPKADADGTVTVKARPVRWQMDMADQTLDIRCAISFLMGEPCVDKERIGLFGTSYGGGLVVWVAGNDPRVKCVVSQVPGMGGGRPQSAQKYANDLAVKQARGETEPVPIETGKLGGKMAVYAQMRANPAKGLGYNAVEAAGKISAPTMIIVAEKEELMSNEENGRRAFQLLQKNLVKSEYHVLEGIGHYGVYKEKFEEATKLASDWFHLHLDAQLRTP from the coding sequence ATGAGACTGCACCTCCTTGCACTGATTGTCGCTTCCTTTGCCTGTTGTCTGCACGCGCAGCAGCTGGATGCCGAAATCCGCCACGTCACCATCTGGAGCGACGGCACCCGCATGGCGGGGGACTTGTATGTGCCGCGTGATCTCAAAGAAGGCGAAAAGCGTGCCACCGTGCTCTTCTGTGCCGGAACCGGTGGTGTCAAGAAGGGCAACGGAGCCCTCTACGCCAAACGCTTTGTCAAAGAGGGCTTCGTCGTGCTCGCGTTCGACTATCGCGGCTGGGGAGAGAGCGACTGCAAGCTCACGCTTCCTGAACCCATGCCCAAAGCGGACGCCGACGGCACGGTCACGGTTAAAGCCCGGCCCGTGCGCTGGCAGATGGACATGGCAGACCAGACGCTCGACATCCGCTGCGCCATCAGCTTCCTCATGGGCGAGCCCTGTGTGGACAAGGAGCGCATCGGGTTGTTTGGCACGAGCTATGGCGGTGGTTTGGTGGTCTGGGTGGCAGGAAATGACCCGAGAGTGAAATGTGTCGTCTCCCAGGTGCCCGGCATGGGCGGCGGCCGCCCGCAGTCAGCTCAGAAGTATGCCAACGACCTCGCGGTGAAACAGGCACGTGGCGAGACGGAGCCCGTGCCGATCGAAACCGGGAAGCTTGGCGGTAAAATGGCCGTTTATGCGCAGATGCGCGCCAATCCCGCCAAGGGGCTTGGTTATAATGCGGTTGAAGCCGCTGGAAAAATCAGCGCGCCCACGATGATCATCGTGGCCGAAAAGGAGGAGCTCATGAGCAATGAGGAAAATGGCCGCCGCGCCTTCCAGCTCCTGCAGAAAAACCTCGTGAAGAGTGAATACCACGTGCTCGAAGGCATCGGCCATTACGGCGTGTACAAGGAGAAGTTTGAAGAAGCCACCAAGCTGGCATCTGATTGGTTTCATCTGCATCTGGACGCACAGCTCAGAACTCCGTGA